Within the Deltaproteobacteria bacterium genome, the region GTACACGCCGTTGATGTCCATGTCCTTCACGCGCGCTTTCGCGTCGAACGCGCCGGGACGGATCTCGTCGAAGCGCGCGGGCTCGTAGCGCTGATCTTCCTTGGCGCGGCCCGCGACGCACATGAAGCCGACCTGGAAGTAGGGCGTGTCCTCGAAAACCCAAACCTCGTGACCTTCCTCGGTCTCCACCACCTGCGGCGCCTGGTCGGCGAACTTGTTGGGCAGCCGGCCCTCGAAGGTGTGCGGCGGCTCCATCAGGTGATCGTCCACCGAGATTAGCGTGTACTTCTCCTCGCGCGGCGCAGGGTCGGGCAGCAGCGGCTGCGTGACGGGGCGCTTGATGCCGAGCTTCACGACGCGGGCCATGCGAGATCCTCCGGCAGATGCGCGCGTTGGTAGCGTTGTTCAGCCGCGCGTCACTTCGGGAATCACCTTCACCCCGAACAACTCGGTCGCGTCGGCGAGCGTGTCGTCGTCGATGCCGCCGTGGTCGAACATCGCGATGTGCACGTCGAGCCCGAGCGCGTCGCGCATCTCGCCGATGCGATCGGCGACCTCCGCGGGGCTGCCGCAGACCGAGGGCCCGCGCAGCAGCGCGTCGTAGTCGGGCGCCGCGGTCGGCGGCGGCGTGGAGCGCTGCTCACGCTGCGCGAGGTTCACGCCGCCCCACGGGATCAGCACCTGCGTCACCCAGGTGATGTACTGCAGGTGAAACGGGCGCCAGCGCGCACGCGCCGTCTGCGAATCGCGTGCGACGTGCACGTGACTGCACGCGCCGACCACAGGCTTCTCGCGGCCCGGCCCGTTCGCGACGAACTGTTCGCGATAGCGCGCGACGTACGGCGCGAACGCGGCGGGCGGTGCGAGCACGCTCGGCAGCATGAGGGGCAGCCCGAGGCGCGCCGCGAGGTCGATCGAACCGAACGAGCTACCACCGCCGATCCAGAGCGGCGGGTGCGGACGCTGCACCGGGCGCGGATGCACCGTCACGTCGCGCAGTGAGGGGCGGTGCTTCGCCTCGAGCTGCGCGGGCTCGCCGGTCCACGCCGCCAGCAGCAGCGCGACGTTCTCGTCGTAGAGCTCGCGCGACTGGTCGGGATCGAAGCCGAAGTCGCTGTACGTGCGGCGCAGCACGCCGCGGCCCGCGACCACCTCGACGCGCCCGTTCGAGAGCACGTCCACCGTGGCGTAATCCTCCGCCGCGCGGACGGGATCGAGCGAGCCGAGCAGTGTGACCCCCGTGCCCAGCCGCATGCGCGTCGTGCGCTCCGCGATCGCAGCGAGCACGACCGGCGGCGACGAGAGGATGTAGTCGCAGAGGTGGTGCTCGCCGAGCCACACCGAGTCGAAGCCCAGCGCCTCGCAGCGCACTGCCAGCTCCACGATCTGGCGATGCCGCTGCGCGGCGGTCGTCTTGACCCCGGTGTGCGGGTTCGGGAGGTGATCGCCGAGAACGAGCAGGCCTTCGCGCATGGGGCGCGAACGTATCGCGGCCCGAATCCCCGCGGTGCAGCACCGGGCAGACCCGCGCATCGCGGCGCGAGTGGCATACGCTCGCGGGCGAGGAGGCGACATGGAGCAGCTACGCAACCGGGTGGCGGTGATTACGGGCGGCGCGAGCGGGATCGGCTTCGCGACGGCGCAGGCGCTCGCGCGCGAGGGCACGCGCATCGTGCTCGCGGACATCGAGGAGAAGGCGCTCACTGCTTCGGTGGAGAAGATCCGCGCGCTCGGCGTCGCAGCCGAGGGCGTCGTGTGCGACGTGTCCTCGCGCAAATCCGTGGAGGCGCTCGCCGACGCCGCGTTCTCGAAGATGGGCGCGGTGCACATCGTGTTCTTGAACGCGGGCGTCGCGGTGAGCGGCCCCGTCACGAACATGACCCACGACGACTGGCGCTGGGTGATCGATGTCGATCTCTGGGGCGTGATCCACGGCGTCGAATCGTTCGCGCAGCGCATCGTGGAGCAGGGCGAGGGCGGCCACATCGCCGCGACCGCGTCGTTCGCCGGCATGGTCCCGAACGTCGGGCTCGGCGCGTACTGCGTCGCGAAGTACGGTGTCGTCGCGCTCATGGAAGTGCTGCACCGCGAGCTGCGCGAGCACGGCGTCGGGGCATCGGTGCTGTGCCCGATGCGCGTGAAGACCAACATCGATGCCTCGGGCCGCAACCGGCAGCGCGACTACGGCGGCCCCGAGAAGCAGAACTATCCCGACGTGGACGAGTCGCAGATGGCAGGGCGCCTGATCGCGGTCGAGAGCGTCGGCGAGCTCGTCGTCGACGGCATCAAGCGCAACCAGCTCTACTTGTTCCCCCACGCCGAGGCGCGCGAGTTCATTCAACGCCGCTTCAAGCGTATCGATCAGGCGTTCGAGTCCTAACAAACCGAGGAGATCTCGATGACCCGCGTGCCGTTGCTGGCGTTCCTACTGTTCGGTGCCGCTGGCGCCGCCTTCGCAGAGGCTCCGCGCCAAGCCTTCGTCCGCGATCACACCGACGCGGCTCTGCAGTGGGGCGCCTGTCCGCCGGTGTTCCCCGAAGGCTGTGATGTCAGCGTCTTGGAGGGCGATCCCGCGGCGGGACGATCCGATGTCTTCCTGCGCGTTCAGCCCGGGATCACGTTGGCTCGGCACATCCACACCTCGGCGGAGCACATCGTGCTCGTCGCCGGCGAGCTCGAGGTCGAGTACGAGGGCCAAGCGCCCGCCACGCTGCGCGCCTGGAGCTACGCCTACGGACCCGCGCGCTTGGCCCACCTCGCAACGTGCAAGAGCGCGGACGCATGCGTGCTATTCATCGCGTTCGAGTCGCCCATCGACGCGATCGCAGCGCCGAGTACGCCCGCTCAGCCCTGAGTCACGGCCGCGCTCGATAGAGCACGTGCGCTCGCAGCGCGTCGCCCGCCGGCAGCGCGGGGTGCTCGAAGTCGCCCGCGCAATCGCGCTGCATGCCGATGCGCTCCATCACCCGCTGTGAGGCCAGGTTCGTCGCGGTCGTGAACGCGAGGATCTCCCCGAGCCCGAGCTGCTCGAAGCCGAAGCGCAGCACCTCGCGCGCGGCTTCGCTCGCATAGCCGCGGCCTTGGTACTCGGGCGCGAGGCGCCAGCCGATCTCGACGCTCGGGTTGAACGCGGCCGGGAAGCGCGCGTGCGCGAGGCCGACGAAGCCCGCGAACGCGACGTCGCCGGGCGCCTCGAGCGCCCACAGGCCGAAATCGTGCGAGGCGAAGTGCGCCTCGATGCGAGCCGCGAGGGCGTCGCTCTCGGCGCGGGTCATGAGCGTGCCGAGATGCTTCATCACGCGCGGGTCGGCGCCGAGCGCGGCGAACGGCGCGCGATCGCTCGCGCGCCAGCGGAGCAGCAGGAGGCGCTCGGTTCGCAACAACTGCGGCAGCGGCATACCGCGACAACTTCGCACACACGCTTGAGGCGCAGCGCGGGCCGCGCGACGTTGCGCGCATGTTCGCCGCGCGCGCCGACTGGGACCTCACGCTGAGCCCACATGCCGCGCGCGCCGCCGCGCTGCGCGCAGAAGGCCGCACGCTCTACGACCTCACGAACGCGAACCCCGCCTCGCTCCCGCTGCCCGGCGCGCTGCTCGCGGAGGCACTCGCGGGTGTCGCGCGCGAGCCGCAGACGCGCGCCTACGCGCCCGATCCGCGCGGCGATCTCGCGGCGCGCGAGGCGATCGCGGCGTACCACCGCGGGCAGGGCGCGCGCATCGGTGCGGAGCAGATCGTGCTCACGGCCGGCACGAGCGAGGGTTACGCGCATCTGTTTCGCGTGCTCGCAGATCCAGGCGACACGGTGCACTTGCCCACTCCTGGGTACCCGCTGTTCGAGCATCTCGCCGAGCTCGAGGGGCTGCGCACCGCGCGCTACCGCCTCGTCACGCCGCGCGCGGGCGAAGCGCGCTGGCCGCTCGATCTCGACGGCCTCGCGAGCACGCTGAGCGCACGCAGCCGCGCACTCGTGGCGATCCATCCGCACAACCCGACGGGCTCGCTCGTTGCGCCCGCTGATCTCGCGAGCTTGCGCGCAGTCTGCGCAGAGCGTGAGCTCGCGCTGCTCTCGGACGAGGTGTTCGCGGACTCGGCGCCGGCGCCGACGAGCGCGCTCGCGTGCGCGGAGCCCGAGGCGCTGACCTGCGTGCTGTCGGGCGCGTCGAAGGTGCTGGGGGTGGCGCAGCTGAAGGTGGCCTGGATCGCGGTGGACGGACCGCCGCGCCTGCGCGAGGCCGCGCTCGCGAAGCTCGAGTTCGCTGCGGACGCCTATCTCTCGGTGTCGCCCCTGGTTGCGCGAATGCTTCCCGCACTGTTCGCGCGGCGCGACGAGATTCGGGCCGCGATCGGCGCGCGGGTCGCTGCGAACCGTGCCGCGCTGTGCGAGGCGCTGCGCGCTGCGCCGAACGCCTGCGTCCTGCCCGCGGAAGCGGGATGGGCGGCGATCGTGCGCGTCGCGGGCGACCGCGCCGACGAGGCGCTCGCGCTCGCGGCGCTCGAGGTCGACGTGCTGATCCATCCCGGCTCGCTGTTCGAGCTCGGCGGCGACGAGTCGTGCACTCACCTCGTCGCGAGTCTGCTCGCGCCCGAGGAGGAGTTCGCCGCGGGCGCGCGCGCGCTCGCCGCGACGCTCGCGCGCGCGGGTGCGCGATGAAGCTGCTCGTCACGGGCGCGACCGGCTTCGCGGGCTCTCACATCGCGCGCTGTGCCCTCGCGCGCGGTCACGAGGTGCGCGTGCTCGCGCGCACGCCCGCGAAGGCCGAGCGCCTGTTCGCGGGCGCGCGCGTCGAGGTCGCGGCGGGCGACATGACGGATCGCGCGGCAGTGCGCGCCGCGCTCGCGGGCTGCGACGCGGTCGTCCACGCAGCCGCTGCCGTGTCGCTCGATCCGCGCGACGCCACGCGTCTCCTGCGCGAGAACGTCGCGGGCACGGCGTGCGTGCTCGGCGGCGCGCGCGAGCTCGGGCTCGCGCACGCCGTGTACGTATCGAGCCTGACCGCGATCTGGTCGCTGCCGGGCCCCGATCCGAGCGCCGCGAGCGCGGTGCGCGCGGGCACAGCGGGCTACGCGCTCGCCAAGTGCGAGGCCGAGCGCGCCGCGCGCGCACTCCAGGACGCGGGCGCGCCGCTCGCGATCGTCTACCCGAGCGGACTGATCGGGCCGGACGATCCGGGCCTCGCCTTCGCCGAGCCCGGCGCGCCGCTCGCGCTGAGTGAAGCCGTGCGCGCGTTCCGAGGCTTCACGCACACCACGCTCGCGACGAGCGGCGGCCTGGCTTCGGTCGACGCGCGCGATCTCGCGCTCTTCTGCGTGCGCCTCGTGGAGACGCAGCGGGCGGGGCGCTTCGTGGTCGGGGGCCAGTTCCACAGCTGGGACGAGTTGGTCGCGGCGCTCGAGCCATTATTAGGAAGGGCGGTGCCGCGCCTGCGCGCACCTGCGTGGTTGTTACGGGGCGCGGGCTCCGCACTCGACCTCGCGCGGCGCGTGCGGCCCATCGCTTCGCTGATCTCGCGCGAGGCGATGGAGTACGCGACGCGCATGCGGCCCCTGCCGAACGACGGCGCCCTCGCGGAGCTCGGCGTCTCGCTGCGGCCCCTCGCGGAGACGTACCGAGACACGCTCGCCTCGTTCGAGGCGCTGCGCGTGAGACGGCGCACAGAAGGCGGCTCGCAGACCCTGCGCGCCTGATTCGGATGCGACGCGCGTCACACACGCAGTCACTCGTTCAATTCCCTCGCCGCGAAGGAAAACTCGTGGCGGGTGAGGCTCGTCACGGGGGGTGGTCCCAACAGTTCCGAAACTGCACCTGCACTCGGAGGTGCCGATGGAGCTGCGGAGTCACATCGCGAAGAGCGCGCTCGCGCTGCTGGCGACGTTCGCAGCCACTGCGAGCGCGGGGCTCGATGTCACGGGCAGCTCCTTCGGGACGTCGTGGAGCGCCGCCACCGGCCCGGTCGCTGGCTACGCCGTGCAGGTCTCTCGCAACGGCGGCGCCTACGTCGAGGTCTCGCGCGTCACCGGCACTTCGACCCGCGTGTCGGGGCAGGTCGGCGACCGCGTGCTCGTGCGCATCGCCGCCTTCGACTCGACTGGACGCATGGGCACGCCGTCCGTGCCTTCGGA harbors:
- a CDS encoding LLM class flavin-dependent oxidoreductase — translated: MREGLLVLGDHLPNPHTGVKTTAAQRHRQIVELAVRCEALGFDSVWLGEHHLCDYILSSPPVVLAAIAERTTRMRLGTGVTLLGSLDPVRAAEDYATVDVLSNGRVEVVAGRGVLRRTYSDFGFDPDQSRELYDENVALLLAAWTGEPAQLEAKHRPSLRDVTVHPRPVQRPHPPLWIGGGSSFGSIDLAARLGLPLMLPSVLAPPAAFAPYVARYREQFVANGPGREKPVVGACSHVHVARDSQTARARWRPFHLQYITWVTQVLIPWGGVNLAQREQRSTPPPTAAPDYDALLRGPSVCGSPAEVADRIGEMRDALGLDVHIAMFDHGGIDDDTLADATELFGVKVIPEVTRG
- a CDS encoding SDR family NAD(P)-dependent oxidoreductase, which produces MEQLRNRVAVITGGASGIGFATAQALAREGTRIVLADIEEKALTASVEKIRALGVAAEGVVCDVSSRKSVEALADAAFSKMGAVHIVFLNAGVAVSGPVTNMTHDDWRWVIDVDLWGVIHGVESFAQRIVEQGEGGHIAATASFAGMVPNVGLGAYCVAKYGVVALMEVLHRELREHGVGASVLCPMRVKTNIDASGRNRQRDYGGPEKQNYPDVDESQMAGRLIAVESVGELVVDGIKRNQLYLFPHAEAREFIQRRFKRIDQAFES
- a CDS encoding DUF4437 domain-containing protein translates to MTRVPLLAFLLFGAAGAAFAEAPRQAFVRDHTDAALQWGACPPVFPEGCDVSVLEGDPAAGRSDVFLRVQPGITLARHIHTSAEHIVLVAGELEVEYEGQAPATLRAWSYAYGPARLAHLATCKSADACVLFIAFESPIDAIAAPSTPAQP
- a CDS encoding GNAT family N-acetyltransferase — its product is MPLPQLLRTERLLLLRWRASDRAPFAALGADPRVMKHLGTLMTRAESDALAARIEAHFASHDFGLWALEAPGDVAFAGFVGLAHARFPAAFNPSVEIGWRLAPEYQGRGYASEAAREVLRFGFEQLGLGEILAFTTATNLASQRVMERIGMQRDCAGDFEHPALPAGDALRAHVLYRARP
- a CDS encoding pyridoxal phosphate-dependent aminotransferase → MFAARADWDLTLSPHAARAAALRAEGRTLYDLTNANPASLPLPGALLAEALAGVAREPQTRAYAPDPRGDLAAREAIAAYHRGQGARIGAEQIVLTAGTSEGYAHLFRVLADPGDTVHLPTPGYPLFEHLAELEGLRTARYRLVTPRAGEARWPLDLDGLASTLSARSRALVAIHPHNPTGSLVAPADLASLRAVCAERELALLSDEVFADSAPAPTSALACAEPEALTCVLSGASKVLGVAQLKVAWIAVDGPPRLREAALAKLEFAADAYLSVSPLVARMLPALFARRDEIRAAIGARVAANRAALCEALRAAPNACVLPAEAGWAAIVRVAGDRADEALALAALEVDVLIHPGSLFELGGDESCTHLVASLLAPEEEFAAGARALAATLARAGAR
- a CDS encoding NAD-dependent epimerase/dehydratase family protein; the encoded protein is MKLLVTGATGFAGSHIARCALARGHEVRVLARTPAKAERLFAGARVEVAAGDMTDRAAVRAALAGCDAVVHAAAAVSLDPRDATRLLRENVAGTACVLGGARELGLAHAVYVSSLTAIWSLPGPDPSAASAVRAGTAGYALAKCEAERAARALQDAGAPLAIVYPSGLIGPDDPGLAFAEPGAPLALSEAVRAFRGFTHTTLATSGGLASVDARDLALFCVRLVETQRAGRFVVGGQFHSWDELVAALEPLLGRAVPRLRAPAWLLRGAGSALDLARRVRPIASLISREAMEYATRMRPLPNDGALAELGVSLRPLAETYRDTLASFEALRVRRRTEGGSQTLRA